In Palaemon carinicauda isolate YSFRI2023 chromosome 28, ASM3689809v2, whole genome shotgun sequence, a single genomic region encodes these proteins:
- the LOC137621794 gene encoding dentin sialophosphoprotein-like yields the protein MYLKEILRLSRKDKENRHEMEEMRNYIQELVKKKQKKNKMNTKNIRELNKQNFMRNLVQLLVIENQERKIQELVKENLEQEKIQKLVQENLEQEKKIQELVKENLEQEKKIQKLVQENLEQEKKIQELVKENLEQEKIHKLVQENLEQEKIQKLVQENLEQEKKIQKLVQDNLEQEKKIKGKWWKWSPGKWFAGKKDEGASEPKKEIVETKGKWWKWSPGKWFAGKKDEGASEPKKEIVETKGKWWKWSPGKWFAGKKDEGAKDEGDSEEQEDSKTSVCHDSIAGKEDEGDSEEQEDSKTSECHDSITGKEDEGDSEEQEDSTTSECHDSITGKEDEGDSEEQEDSTTSECHDSIAGKEDEGDSEEQEDSKTSECHDSIAGKEDEGDSDKQEDSTTSECHDSIAGKEDEGESDEQEDSKTSECHDSIAGKEDEGDGDKQEDSKTSECHDSIAGKEDEGDSEEQEDSKTSECHDSIAGKEDEGDGDKQEDSKTSECHDSIAGKEDEGDSEEQEDSKTSECHDSITGKEDEGDGDKQEDSKTSECHDSIAGKEDEGDSDKQEDSKTSECHDSIAGKEDEGDSDKQEDSTTSECHDSIAGKEDEGDSEEQEDSKTSECHDSIAGKEDEGDSEEQEDSKTSECHDSVAGKEDEGDSDKQEEPKQSKWQIWRWFMITAELVMGFGLSAYILYIKTKGVIDKRREFRHYKEILEQVERLPYRGYESAPQLPCGLEEIPWDNLPHFAQPGYASLIECLEDFTTKGAGNKEDPGYISRVIRFFQKTARG from the exons ATGTATCTGAAAGAAATCCTGCGACTGAGTAGAAAGGATAAAGAGAATCGacacgaaatggaggaaatgagaaATTATATCCAAGAATTGGttaaaaagaaacagaagaagaataaGATGAATACTAAGAATATCCGAGAACTGAATAAACAAAACTTCATGAGAAATTTGGTCCAACTTCTGGTTATAGAAAACCAGGAGCGTAAGATCCAGGAACTGGTTAAAGAGAACCTCGAACAGGAGAAGATCCAAAAACTGGTTCAAGAGAACCTAGAACAGGAGAAGAAGATCCAGGAACTGGTTAAAGAGAACCTCGAACAGGAGAAGAAGATCCAAAAACTGGTTCAAGAGAACCTAGAACAGGAGAAGAAGATCCAGGAACTGGTTAAAGAGAACCTCGAACAGGAGAAGATCCATAAACTGGTTCAAGAGAACCTAGAACAGGAGAAGATCCAAAAACTGGTTCAAGAGAACCTAGAACAGGAGAAGAAGATCCAAAAACTGGTTCAAGATAACCTCGAACAGGAGAAGAAGATcaaagggaaatggtggaaatggtcaccagggaaatggtttgccggcaaaaaggacgaaggagccagtgaaccaaaaAAAGAAATAGTGgagaccaaagggaaatggtggaaatggtcaccagggaaatggtttgccggcaaaaaggacgaaggagccagtgaaccaaaaAAAGAAATAGTGgagaccaaagggaaatggtggaaatggtcaccagggaaatggtttgccggcaaaaaggacgaaggagcca AGGACGAAGGAGACAGTGAGGAACAAGAGGACTCTAAAACGTCAGTATGTCATGACTCGATTGCTGGAAAAGAAGACGAAGGAGACAGTGAGGAACAAGAGGACTCTAAAACGTCAGAATGTCATGACTCGATTACTGGAAAAGAAGACGAAGGAGACAGTGAGGAACAAGAGGACTCTACAACGTCAGAATGTCATGACTCGATTACTGGAAAAGAAGACGAAGGAGACAGTGAGGAACAAGAGGACTCTACAACGTCAGAATGTCATGACTCGATTGCTGGAAAAGAAGACGAAGGAGACAGTGAGGAACAAGAGGACTCTAAAACGTCAGAATGTCATGACTCGATTGCTGGAAAAGAAGATGAAGGAGACAGTGACAAACAAGAGGACTCTACAACGTCAGAATGTCATGACTCGATTGCTGGAAAAGAGGACGAAGGAGAGAGTGACGAACAAGAGGACTCTAAAACGTCAGAATGTCACGACTCGATTGCTGGAAAAGAAGACGAAGGAGACGGTGACAAACAAGAGGACTCTAAAACGTCAGAATGTCATGACTCGATTGCTGGAAAAGAAGACGAAGGAGACAGTGAGGAACAAGAGGACTCCAAAACGTCAGAATGTCATGACTCGATTGCTGGAAAAGAAGACGAAGGAGACGGTGACAAACAAGAGGACTCTAAAACGTCAGAATGCCATGACTCGATTGCTGGAAAAGAAGACGAAGGAGACAGTGAGGAACAAGAGGACTCTAAAACGTCAGAATGTCATGACTCGATTACTGGAAAAGAAGACGAAGGAGACGGTGACAAACAAGAGGACTCTAAAACGTCAGAATGTCATGACTCGATTGCTGGAAAAGAAGACGAAGGAGACAGTGACAAACAAGAGGACTCTAAAACGTCAGAATGTCATGACTCGATTGCTGGAAAAGAAGACGAAGGAGACAGTGACAAACAAGAGGACTCTACAACGTCAGAATGTCATGACTCGATTGCTGGAAAAGAAGACGAAGGAGACAGTGAGGAACAAGAGGACTCTAAAACGTCAGAATGTCATGACTCGATTGCTGGAAAAGAAGACGAAGGAGACAGTGAGGAACAAGAGGACTCTAAAACGTCAGAATGTCATGACTCGGTTGCTGGAAAAGAAGACGAAGGAGACAGTGACAAACAAGAGGAGCCAAAACAATCAAAATGGCAAATATGGCGCTGGTTCATGATTACCGCTGAACTAGTCATGGGATTTGGATTGTcggcatatatattatacatcaaaACGAAAGGTGTCATTGATAAAAGACGAGAATTTAGGCATTACAAGGAAATTCTCGAACAAGTAGAAAGATTACCTTATAGAGGGTATGAAAGCGCGCCACAATTACCTTGCGGACTGGAGGAAATACCATGGGATAATCTGCCACACTTTGCACAACCCGGATATGCCAGTCTCATCGAATGCCTAGAAGATTTTACTACTAAGGGTGCAGGCAATAAAGAGGATCCTGGTTACATCAGTAGAGTGATTCGATTTTTCCAAAAAACAGCCAGAGGATGA